From Cervus canadensis isolate Bull #8, Minnesota chromosome 28, ASM1932006v1, whole genome shotgun sequence, one genomic window encodes:
- the TMEM63B gene encoding CSC1-like protein 2: protein MLPFLLATLGTMALNNSNPKDYCYSARIRSTVLQGLPFGGVPTVLALDFMCFLALLFLFSILRKVAWDYGRLALVTDADRRRRQERDRVEQEYVASAMHGDSHDRYERLTSVSSSVDFDQRDNGFCSWLTAIFRIKDDEIRDKCGGDAVHYLSFQRHIIGLLVAVGVLSVGIVLPVNFSGDLLENNAYSFGRTTIANLKSGNNLLWLHTSFAFLYLLLTVYSMRRHTSKMRYKEDDLVKRTLFINGISKYAESEKIKKHFEEAYPNCTVLEARPCYNVARLMFLDAERKKAERGKLYFTNLQSKDNVPTMINPKPCGHLCCCVVRGCEQVEAIEYYTKLEQKLKEDYKREKEKVNEKPLGMAFVTFHNETITAIILKDFNVCKCQGCTCRGEPRSSSCSESLHISNWTVSYAPDPQNIYWEHLSIRGFIWWLRCLVINVVLFILLFFLTTPAIIITTMDKFNVTKPVEYLNNPIITQFFPTLLLWCFSALLPTIVYYSAFFEAHWTRSGENRTTMHKCYTFLIFMVLLLPSLGLSSLDLFFRWLFDKKFLAEAAIRFECVFLPDNGAFFVNYVIASAFIGNAMDLLRIPGLLMYMIRLCLARSAAERRNVKRHQAYEFQFGAAYAWMMCVFTVVMTYSITCPIIVPFGLMYMLLKHLVDRYNLYYAYLPAKLDKKIHSGAVNQVVAAPILCLFWLLFFSTMRTGFLAPTSMFTFVVLVITIVVCLCHVCFGHFKYLSAHNYKIEHTETDSVDPRSNGRPPNAAAVPKSAKYIAQVLQDSEVDGDGGPGSSGDEPPSSSSQDEELLMQPDGLTDTDFQSCEDSLIENEIRQ, encoded by the exons ATGCTGCCCTTCCTGCTGGCCACACTGGGCACCATGGCCCTCAACAAcagcaaccccaaggactactgCTACAGCGCCCGCATCCGCAGCACCGTCCTGCAGGGCCTGCCGTTCGGGGGCGTCCCCACCGTGCTGGCTCTGGACTTCATGTGCTTCCTT GCACTGCTGTTCTTGTTCTCCATCCTCCGGAAGGTGGCCTGGGACTACGGGCGGCTGGCCTTGGTGACAGATGCAGACAG GCGCCGGCGGCAGGAGAGAGACCGAGTGGAACAGGAATA tgtgGCCTCGGCTATGCACGGGGACAGTCACGACCGGTATGAGCGTCTCACGTCTGTCTCCAGCTCCGTCGACTTTGACCAAAGGGACAAT GGTTTCTGCTCCTGGCTGACAGCCATCTTCAGGATAAA GGATGACGAGATCCGGGATAAATGTGGAGGCGACGCCGTGCACTACCTGTCCTTCCAGCGGCACATCATCGGGCTGCTGGTGGCCGTGGGTGTCCTCTCTGTAGGCATTGTGCTGCCCGTCAACTTCTCAGGGGACCTGCTGG AGAACAATGCCTACAGCTTTGGGAGAACCACCATTGCCAACTTGAAATCAGG GAACAACCTGCTATGGCTGCACACCTCCTTCGCCTTCCTGTACCTGCTGCTGACCGTCTACAGCATGCGCAGACACACCTCGAAGATGCGCTACAAGGAGGACGACCTG GTGAAGCGGACTCTCTTCATCAATGGAATCTCCAAATATGCAGAGTCAGAGAAGATCAAGAAGCATTTTGA GGAGGCCTACCCCAACTGCACGGTTCTGGAAGCCCGCCCATGTTACAACGTGGCTCGTCTGATGTTCCTCGATGCAGAGAG AAAGAAGGCCGAGCGGGGAAAACTCTACTTCACAAACCTCCAGAGCAAGGATAATGTCCCCACCATGATCAACCCCAAGCCCTGTGGTCATCTGTGCTGCTGTGTGGTGCGTGGCTGTGAGCAG GTGGAGGCCATCGAGTACTACACGAAGCTGGAGCAGAAGCTGAAGGAGGACTACAAGCGGGAGAAGGAGAAAGTGAACGAGAAGCCCCTCGGCATGGCCTTTGTCACCTTCCACAACGAGACCATCACGGCCAT catcctGAAGGACTTCAACGTGTGTAAGTGCCAGGGCTGCACCTGCCGCGGGGAGCCCCGCTCCTCGTCCTGCAGCGAGTCCCTACACATCTCCAACTGGACCGTGTCCTACGCCCCCGACCCCCAGAACATCTACTG GGAGCACCTCTCCATCCGCGGCTTCATCTGGTGGCTCCGCTGCCTGGTCATCAATGTCGTCCTCTTCATCTTGCTCTTCTTCCTCACCACCCCggccatcatcatcaccaccatggACAAGTTCAACGTCACCAAGCCTGTGGAGTACCTCAAC AACCCCATCATCACCCAGTTCTTCCCCACCCTGTTGCTGTGGTGCTTCTCGGCCCTGCTCCCCACCATCGTCTACTACTCTGCCTTCTTTGAAGCCCACTGGACACG ctccgGTGAGAACAGGACCACCATGCACAAGTGCTACACCTTCCTCATCTTCATGGTGCTGCTCCTGCCCTCGCTGGGACTGAGCAG CCTGGACCTCTTCTTCCGCTGGCTCTTTGACAAGAAATTCTTGGCTGAGGCAGCTATCCGGTTTGA GTGCGTGTTCCTGCCCGACAACGGCGCCTTCTTCGTGAACTACGTCATTGCCTCCGCCTTTATCGGCAACGCCATGGACCTGCTGCGCATCCCGGGCCTGCTCATGTACATGATCCGGCTCTGCCTGGCGCGCTCCGCCGCCGAGAGGCGCAACGTGAAGCGG catcaggcctaCGAGTTCCAGTTTGGCGCAGCCTACGCTTGGATGATGTGCGTCTTCACGGTGGTCATGACCTACAGTATCACCTGCCCCATCATCGTGCCCTTCG GGCTCATGTACATGCTGCTGAAGCACCTGGTAGACAGGTACAATCTCTACTACGCCTACCTGCCGGCCAAGCTGGACAAGAAGATCCACTCGGGGGCTGTCAACCAGGTGGTGGCTGCGCCCATCCTCTGCCTCTTCTGGCTGTTGTTCTTCTCCACCATGCGCACGG ggTTTCTAGCCCCGACGTCCATGTTCACGTTCGTCGTCCTGGTGATCACCATTGTCGTCTGTCTCTGCCACGTCTGCTTCGGACACTTCAAATACCTCAGTGCCCACAACTACAAG ATTGAGCACACGGAGACAGATTCCGTGGACCCCAGAAGCAATGGACGGCCCCCCAATGCTGCCGCTGTCCCCAAATCTGCG AAATACATCGCTCAGGTGCTGCAGGACTCAGAAGTTGACGGGGACGGGGGTCCCGGGAGCTCGGGGGACGAGCCCCCGTCGTCCTCCTCCCAAGACGAGGAGCTGCTGATGCAGCCTGACGGCCTCACGGACACAGACTTCCAGTCTTGTGAGGACAGCCTCATAGAGAACGAGATCCGCCAGTAA